One segment of Streptomyces sp. NBC_01463 DNA contains the following:
- a CDS encoding helix-turn-helix domain-containing protein — translation MPVQLAEDGLIVPPLLSVCAAELLDRVDDLADDLFRAITAEVAPYARLSDEVRADVRDFNERNLREQLTCMAHRRPMATDSTRQCVRRRATQGVPLDAVLHAFRIGYRLLAHALIGRAKERPGTTMDDIAQASMSIWSLLDAASQTVNDVYRDTLVGLARADELQRLLLLDALLTGKTADWAMLGGTAASLGLPEQGPYVCVVAEHSDVTALEQALLRSGLRSAWRPRPDGLAGIVALPGPAAGSAQVPGTGAVVAAVGSATTGRAGLSPAYTRLRDSADALRLATVARSSLPAGTRGAVTLDHDPAAALVAAGHDLALRMALTLLEPVLAVPDRKDLMETLTAWLESTTGSTSEIAEILYCHRNTVRNRLDRVSRLTGRSLLRPSDVAALYAGVRAIELGPH, via the coding sequence ATGCCAGTGCAGCTTGCCGAGGACGGTCTGATCGTTCCCCCGCTGTTGTCGGTGTGCGCCGCCGAACTGCTGGATCGCGTCGACGACCTCGCCGACGACCTGTTCCGTGCGATCACCGCCGAGGTCGCCCCGTACGCGCGGCTGAGCGATGAGGTCAGGGCGGACGTACGCGACTTCAACGAACGCAATCTGCGGGAGCAGCTGACCTGCATGGCGCACCGCCGTCCGATGGCCACGGACAGCACCCGGCAGTGTGTGCGCCGCCGTGCCACGCAGGGTGTTCCTCTCGACGCGGTCCTGCACGCCTTCCGGATCGGTTACCGCCTGCTGGCCCACGCCCTCATCGGACGGGCCAAGGAGCGGCCGGGCACGACGATGGACGACATCGCGCAGGCCTCCATGTCGATCTGGTCCCTGCTCGATGCCGCGTCGCAGACGGTCAACGACGTGTACCGGGACACCCTGGTCGGTCTGGCGCGGGCCGACGAGCTCCAGCGGCTGCTGCTCCTGGACGCCCTCCTCACCGGCAAGACGGCCGACTGGGCGATGCTCGGCGGGACCGCGGCCTCTCTGGGCCTGCCCGAGCAGGGGCCGTACGTCTGCGTCGTCGCCGAGCACAGCGACGTCACCGCGCTGGAACAGGCCCTGCTGCGCAGCGGACTGCGCTCGGCGTGGCGTCCTCGTCCCGACGGTCTCGCCGGCATCGTCGCGCTGCCCGGCCCGGCCGCCGGTTCCGCGCAGGTGCCGGGAACCGGTGCGGTCGTGGCGGCCGTCGGTTCCGCGACGACGGGGCGCGCTGGGCTCAGCCCCGCCTACACCCGGCTCCGGGACAGCGCCGATGCCCTGCGCCTGGCGACAGTGGCCCGGTCCTCACTGCCCGCGGGCACGCGCGGGGCGGTCACCCTCGACCACGATCCGGCCGCGGCACTGGTCGCGGCCGGGCACGACCTGGCACTGCGGATGGCCCTCACGCTGCTCGAACCCGTCCTGGCCGTACCCGACCGCAAGGACCTCATGGAGACCCTCACCGCGTGGCTGGAGTCGACGACGGGGTCGACGTCCGAGATCGCGGAGATTCTCTACTGCCACCGCAACACGGTGCGCAACCGCCTCGACCGCGTCTCCCGCCTCACCGGACGCTCTCTGCTCAGGCCCTCGGACGTCGCCGCCCTCTACGCCGGGGTGCGGGCCATCGAACTGGGCCCGCACTGA
- a CDS encoding helix-turn-helix domain-containing protein, producing the protein MAVRSSDLTADVVARCAAEVPFYGELPRHTLDGEVKRSIAAVYELLLRALRDGGAMDPGDLTRLIEWSGRRAEERVPLEAVIAAYLIGAEEWWRALSETAEPEELTGAGARLLACLHSAMPAVVLAHRNAQEDIHSEDKRVRRALLTALLTGRPHEELAEAAGVTVDGAHEVVALAFESNPAARLVQSSLEARAGVPVLMDHVAGIALLPGSCGVTGLAETLGKEVGQHVYAAAAPASTPAAVPTAAAEAGRVLELVQRLGRPPGLYRLDDVLLEYQLARPGDALRRLAAKLDPLAGHPYLLETLRVFVEHGHNRRRSALELCIHRNTLDYRLHRVSTLTGLDLAVPAEARLLQAALVARDLS; encoded by the coding sequence ATGGCCGTGCGCAGCAGCGATCTCACCGCGGACGTCGTCGCTCGCTGTGCGGCGGAAGTGCCGTTCTACGGGGAGCTGCCGCGCCACACACTCGATGGTGAGGTGAAGCGGTCGATCGCCGCGGTCTACGAACTGCTGCTGCGGGCCCTGCGTGACGGCGGGGCGATGGACCCGGGAGACCTCACGCGCCTCATCGAGTGGTCGGGCCGCAGGGCCGAGGAACGCGTGCCCCTGGAGGCGGTGATCGCCGCCTATCTCATCGGCGCCGAGGAGTGGTGGCGGGCCCTGTCCGAGACGGCGGAGCCCGAGGAGCTGACCGGAGCGGGAGCACGGCTGCTGGCCTGCCTGCACTCGGCCATGCCGGCGGTCGTCCTCGCCCACCGCAACGCCCAGGAGGACATCCACAGCGAGGACAAGCGGGTGCGCCGGGCGCTGCTGACCGCCCTGCTGACCGGTCGCCCGCACGAGGAACTGGCGGAGGCGGCAGGGGTCACGGTGGACGGCGCGCACGAGGTGGTCGCCCTGGCCTTCGAGTCGAACCCCGCGGCCAGACTGGTGCAGTCCTCGCTCGAAGCGCGGGCCGGTGTGCCGGTGCTGATGGACCACGTCGCCGGAATCGCCCTGCTGCCGGGCAGTTGCGGCGTGACCGGTCTGGCGGAGACGCTCGGGAAGGAGGTGGGGCAGCACGTGTACGCGGCCGCCGCCCCGGCCTCGACACCGGCAGCCGTCCCCACGGCGGCGGCGGAGGCGGGGCGGGTGCTGGAACTCGTCCAGCGACTGGGCCGGCCACCGGGGCTGTACCGCCTCGACGACGTCCTGCTGGAATACCAGCTCGCGCGCCCCGGTGACGCGCTGCGGCGGCTGGCGGCCAAGCTCGACCCGCTGGCGGGGCATCCGTATCTGCTGGAGACCCTGCGGGTGTTCGTCGAGCACGGGCACAACCGGCGCCGGAGCGCCCTGGAGCTCTGCATCCACCGCAACACCCTGGACTACCGGCTGCACCGGGTGAGCACGCTGACCGGACTGGACCTCGCGGTCCCCGCCGAGGCGCGGCTGCTCCAGGCGGCGCTCGTCGCCCGGGACCTCTCCTGA
- a CDS encoding long-chain fatty acid--CoA ligase, with protein sequence MLNLSSLLEHSAREHPGRTALVFGDTRQTYAALLARSRDIARTLRRHGVGRGDKVALSCPNVPDFPAAYFAILRVGAVVVPLNVLLRPQEVAYHLDDSRAKAFLCFEGTPQLPLAEVGRAGFDRADGCAHFLLLGRAGHQEDDGTEPVETVATAAEETAVILYTSGTTGRPKGAELSHGSMVMNAMVADRLFTAAQDEVMLASLPLFHAFGQSAVMNMGLLRGATLVLQPRFDADEALRLMHREGVTFFAGVPTMYWALLGAHATREGQAPPPLRTAVSGGAALPVEVLQRFGKAFGVDVQEGYGLSETSPVACFNPPGLPPRPGSIGRPVWGVEMKLIDDSWQTVPDDGRGEIAIRGHNIMKGYHRRPHDTASVVRDGWFRTGDIARRDEDGYYYVVDRVKDLIIRGGFNVYPREIEEVLTTHPGVGMAAVVGVPHATHGEDVKAYVIPAPGTELSEADLIAWCRERMAAYKYPRSVEFRDSLPLTSTGKILKRELAAENHGDTAPA encoded by the coding sequence ATGCTGAACCTGTCGTCCCTGCTGGAGCACAGCGCCCGGGAACACCCCGGCCGCACCGCCCTGGTCTTCGGTGACACCCGCCAGACCTACGCCGCACTGCTCGCACGGTCCCGGGACATCGCCCGCACACTGAGGCGCCACGGAGTGGGCCGGGGCGACAAGGTGGCACTGTCCTGTCCCAACGTGCCCGACTTCCCGGCCGCCTACTTCGCCATCCTCCGGGTCGGCGCCGTCGTCGTGCCGCTCAACGTGCTGCTGCGCCCGCAGGAGGTCGCGTACCACCTCGACGACTCCCGGGCCAAGGCCTTCCTCTGCTTCGAGGGCACCCCGCAGCTCCCCCTGGCCGAGGTGGGCAGGGCCGGCTTCGACCGGGCGGACGGCTGTGCGCACTTCCTGCTGCTGGGCCGGGCCGGACACCAGGAGGACGACGGTACGGAGCCCGTCGAGACGGTCGCCACGGCCGCGGAGGAGACGGCCGTGATCCTCTACACCAGCGGCACGACGGGACGGCCCAAGGGGGCCGAACTCAGCCACGGCAGCATGGTGATGAACGCGATGGTCGCCGACCGGCTGTTCACGGCCGCGCAGGACGAGGTGATGCTGGCCTCGCTGCCGCTGTTCCACGCCTTCGGCCAGAGCGCGGTCATGAACATGGGTCTGCTCCGGGGCGCCACCCTCGTCCTCCAGCCCCGCTTCGACGCGGACGAGGCACTCCGGCTCATGCACCGGGAAGGAGTGACGTTCTTCGCCGGGGTACCGACGATGTACTGGGCCCTGCTCGGCGCACACGCCACCCGCGAAGGACAGGCGCCGCCGCCGCTGCGCACCGCCGTCTCCGGCGGAGCCGCCCTGCCCGTCGAGGTCCTCCAGCGGTTCGGGAAGGCCTTCGGTGTGGACGTACAGGAGGGGTACGGCCTGTCGGAGACCTCACCCGTCGCCTGCTTCAACCCGCCCGGACTGCCCCCGCGGCCCGGGTCCATCGGCCGGCCCGTGTGGGGCGTCGAGATGAAGCTCATCGACGACTCCTGGCAGACCGTCCCGGACGACGGCCGGGGCGAGATCGCGATCCGCGGCCACAACATCATGAAGGGCTACCACCGGCGGCCCCACGACACGGCGTCGGTGGTACGCGACGGATGGTTCCGCACCGGGGACATCGCCCGGCGGGACGAGGACGGCTACTACTACGTCGTCGACCGGGTCAAGGACCTGATCATCCGCGGCGGGTTCAACGTCTACCCGCGCGAGATCGAAGAGGTCCTGACCACGCATCCGGGCGTCGGCATGGCCGCCGTGGTGGGCGTACCCCACGCCACGCACGGCGAGGACGTCAAGGCCTACGTCATCCCCGCGCCCGGCACGGAGCTGAGCGAGGCGGACCTGATCGCCTGGTGCCGTGAGCGCATGGCCGCCTACAAGTACCCCCGCAGCGTGGAGTTCCGCGACAGCCTCCCCCTGACGTCCACCGGCAAGATCCTCAAGCGCGAACTGGCCGCGGAGAACCACGGCGACACCGCCCCCGCCTGA
- a CDS encoding carboxylesterase family protein, producing MDTIATTSRGKVRGRVVDRVAAFLGIPYAAPPFGAHRFRAPAPVEPWEGVRDALEFGPTAPQRPYRPPLDRLIPDVRIPGEDCLTLNVWTPDAGGGPLPVMVWIHGGSLRNGSAAMPLYDGRAFARDGVVLVSVNYRLGVEGFGVFPDAPDNRGLLDQIAALTWVRDNITAFGGDPANVTVCGESAGAISIAALTVSPRAAGLFHRAVLQSGPPHTVPRDRAAKTVHAIAKELGVPATAEAFAAVDRERLLDAQTAVTGRADPISGGPGFDIVADDDVVPAQPPLPTVDLLLGCNREEYRLWFVPSGAVDRVSGITLRMALLKLRIPWRVARLYRAARPDASPGVVLGEMATDLLLRGPLNRLADARPARTFLYEFAWRSPVLDLGACHALEIGFVFDNLRHGESLSGPDAPQPLADTMHRAWVAFATTGDPGWPAWDARRPVKVFDHPDTGLVLAPRQEELAAWL from the coding sequence ATGGACACCATCGCGACCACGAGCCGGGGCAAGGTCCGCGGCCGCGTCGTCGACCGCGTCGCCGCCTTCCTCGGAATCCCCTACGCCGCCCCGCCGTTCGGCGCCCACCGCTTCCGGGCCCCCGCGCCCGTCGAGCCCTGGGAAGGGGTGCGGGACGCGCTGGAATTCGGTCCGACCGCGCCGCAGCGTCCCTACCGGCCCCCGCTCGACCGGCTGATCCCCGATGTGCGCATCCCGGGCGAGGACTGCCTCACCCTCAACGTCTGGACCCCCGACGCCGGCGGAGGGCCGCTGCCGGTGATGGTGTGGATCCACGGCGGCTCCCTGCGCAACGGCTCCGCCGCCATGCCGCTGTACGACGGCCGGGCCTTCGCGCGCGACGGTGTGGTCCTGGTCTCGGTCAACTACCGTCTCGGCGTCGAGGGGTTCGGCGTGTTCCCCGACGCCCCCGACAACCGGGGCCTGCTGGACCAGATCGCCGCCCTGACCTGGGTCCGGGACAACATCACCGCGTTCGGTGGCGACCCCGCGAACGTCACGGTGTGCGGCGAGTCCGCCGGAGCGATCAGCATCGCCGCCCTGACGGTCTCCCCACGCGCGGCCGGCCTGTTCCACCGGGCCGTCCTGCAGAGCGGCCCCCCGCACACGGTGCCGCGCGACCGGGCCGCGAAGACCGTGCACGCGATCGCGAAGGAACTCGGCGTGCCCGCCACGGCCGAGGCGTTCGCCGCCGTGGACCGCGAGCGGCTGCTCGACGCTCAGACCGCGGTGACGGGCAGGGCCGATCCGATCAGCGGGGGCCCGGGCTTCGACATCGTGGCCGACGACGACGTCGTACCGGCGCAGCCCCCGCTGCCCACGGTCGATCTGCTGCTGGGCTGCAACCGGGAGGAGTACCGCCTCTGGTTCGTACCGAGCGGGGCGGTGGACCGCGTCAGCGGGATCACGCTGCGGATGGCCCTGCTGAAGCTCCGGATCCCGTGGCGGGTGGCGCGGCTGTACCGGGCCGCCCGGCCGGACGCGAGCCCCGGGGTGGTCCTCGGTGAGATGGCCACGGACCTGCTGCTGCGCGGCCCCCTCAACCGCCTCGCCGACGCCCGGCCGGCCCGGACCTTCCTGTACGAGTTCGCCTGGCGCTCGCCCGTCCTGGACCTGGGCGCCTGCCACGCCCTGGAGATCGGCTTCGTCTTCGACAACCTCCGCCACGGCGAGTCGCTGTCCGGCCCGGACGCTCCCCAGCCGCTCGCCGACACCATGCACCGGGCCTGGGTCGCCTTCGCCACCACGGGCGACCCGGGCTGGCCGGCCTGGGACGCACGCCGCCCGGTGAAGGTGTTCGACCACCCCGACACGGGCCTCGTCCTCGCACCCCGACAGGAGGAACTGGCCGCCTGGCTCTAG
- a CDS encoding MFS transporter — MPKSSRPGLLRQPDFRRLVAATAVGQLGDRIIFLALPFVAVSALHADEFQVGLLTAAAAAGSLLVGLPAGAWVDRMRKRSVMIGTDLARALILLTVPLGWWSGRLEVRWLYAVALAHGVLTVFFDVAYVSYLPHLVGRGSLMEGNAKLSATRSVTSVGGPALAGPLIGLVGAPVTLLAGSAGMAMSGLLAMTVRKREEMPEPRGRPRLGREIEEGLKFVLKHPTLRSIVLADAVFNISLAAYQSMLLVFLDRQLGLRPFEVGLVLSGMGCGALLGALTATTLSKRAGQGRVIWLASLVTCPLTAVMPMARPGWSMYAAATGLAALSFGGVVRVVAQSSLQQALTPDRLMGRMSATTRFVAWGGVPLGGLLGGASGTAFGAAGTLWIGAAGMTSSVLPTFLSPLRTLRGSPVETAPEPAR; from the coding sequence ATGCCGAAATCGTCCCGGCCCGGTCTCCTGCGGCAGCCGGACTTCCGCCGTCTGGTCGCCGCCACCGCGGTCGGTCAGCTGGGCGACCGCATCATCTTCCTGGCGTTGCCCTTCGTCGCCGTCTCGGCCCTGCACGCCGATGAGTTCCAGGTCGGACTGCTGACGGCCGCCGCTGCCGCGGGCTCGCTCCTGGTCGGACTGCCGGCGGGAGCGTGGGTGGACCGCATGCGCAAGCGGTCGGTGATGATCGGCACCGATCTCGCCCGCGCGCTGATCCTCCTGACGGTTCCGCTGGGCTGGTGGTCCGGCCGGCTGGAGGTCCGGTGGCTCTACGCCGTCGCCCTGGCCCATGGGGTGCTGACCGTCTTCTTCGATGTCGCGTACGTCAGTTATCTCCCGCATCTGGTGGGCCGCGGAAGCCTGATGGAGGGAAACGCGAAACTGTCGGCGACGCGCTCGGTGACCAGCGTCGGCGGGCCCGCCCTCGCAGGGCCGCTGATCGGGCTGGTGGGCGCCCCCGTGACGCTGCTGGCCGGTTCGGCAGGGATGGCGATGTCGGGCCTGCTCGCGATGACCGTCCGGAAGCGGGAGGAGATGCCGGAGCCGCGGGGGCGGCCCCGGCTGGGCCGGGAGATCGAAGAGGGCCTGAAGTTCGTCCTGAAGCACCCCACCCTGCGTTCCATCGTCCTCGCGGACGCGGTCTTCAACATCTCTCTGGCCGCATATCAGAGCATGCTGCTGGTGTTCCTGGACCGGCAGCTCGGCCTCCGTCCCTTCGAGGTCGGTCTCGTTCTGTCGGGAATGGGGTGCGGTGCCCTGCTCGGCGCGCTGACGGCCACCACGCTCTCGAAGCGGGCCGGCCAGGGACGGGTGATCTGGCTGGCGTCCCTGGTCACCTGTCCGCTGACCGCCGTCATGCCGATGGCGCGACCGGGCTGGAGCATGTACGCCGCCGCGACGGGGCTCGCGGCCCTGTCGTTCGGGGGAGTGGTCCGCGTGGTGGCCCAGTCGAGCCTCCAGCAGGCCCTTACGCCGGATCGGCTCATGGGCCGGATGAGCGCGACGACCCGGTTCGTGGCGTGGGGCGGCGTCCCGCTCGGTGGGCTTCTGGGCGGGGCGTCGGGGACGGCGTTCGGAGCGGCGGGCACCCTGTGGATCGGCGCGGCCGGCATGACCTCGAGCGTTCTGCCGACCTTCCTGTCACCCCTGCGCACCCTGCGCGGATCGCCCGTCGAAACGGCTCCGGAGCCCGCGCGCTGA
- a CDS encoding polysaccharide lyase family 1 protein yields MKRRVALRLQAALATAALAAAAGVVVTMPSASAATGGATGYATQNGGTTGGAGGATVRATTGTAIHQALCGRASSSTPITIEVEGTINHGNTTKVSGDSCNTAAGVIELKQISNVTIVGVGSGAVFDQLGIHIRQSSNIIIQNVTVKNVKKSGSPTSNGGDAIGMESDVRNVWVDHTSLEASGGESEGFDGLFDMKDNTQYVTLSYSTLRNSGRGGLIGSSETELSNGFVTFHHNLYENLDSRTPLLRGGIAHIYNNYYVKLNESGINSRAGARAKVDNNYFKDSKDVLGTFYTDAAGYWQVSGNTFDNVTWSAPGSENNPAGPDPKSNTTVSIPYSYRLDTAACVPGIVAATAGANKGLKVSDGNCSTQTPTPDPTDPTPDPTDPTPDPTGPTGTNLSIGAGADGTSKASGTSYGNVRDGDLSTYWSPAGATGSVSVKWAAATSVSSVGIREASGSAGSLGSWRLVNGDTGAVLTSGTGAGDITIPPTSLRKITFQITGSTGTPKIAEFETYGS; encoded by the coding sequence ATGAAGAGACGAGTCGCCCTGCGACTTCAGGCGGCGCTGGCCACGGCCGCCCTCGCCGCCGCGGCCGGTGTCGTCGTGACGATGCCCTCGGCATCGGCCGCGACCGGTGGCGCCACCGGCTACGCCACCCAGAACGGCGGAACCACCGGCGGAGCGGGCGGTGCGACGGTGCGGGCCACGACGGGCACCGCGATCCACCAGGCCCTGTGCGGCCGGGCCAGCAGCAGTACCCCGATCACCATCGAGGTCGAGGGGACCATCAACCACGGCAACACCACCAAGGTGTCAGGCGACAGCTGCAACACCGCCGCCGGAGTGATCGAGCTCAAGCAGATCAGCAACGTCACGATCGTCGGTGTCGGCAGCGGCGCCGTCTTCGACCAACTGGGCATCCACATACGCCAGTCCAGCAACATCATCATCCAGAACGTGACCGTGAAGAACGTCAAGAAGTCGGGCTCGCCCACCTCCAACGGCGGTGACGCGATCGGTATGGAGAGCGACGTCCGCAACGTCTGGGTCGATCACACCAGTCTGGAGGCCTCGGGCGGGGAGTCGGAGGGGTTCGACGGTCTCTTCGACATGAAGGACAACACCCAGTACGTGACCCTGTCGTACAGCACCCTGCGCAACTCGGGCCGCGGCGGCCTCATCGGTTCCAGTGAGACCGAACTGTCCAACGGCTTCGTCACCTTCCACCACAACCTGTACGAGAACCTCGACTCCCGGACCCCTCTGCTGCGGGGCGGCATCGCGCACATCTACAACAACTACTACGTGAAGCTCAACGAGTCAGGGATCAACTCCCGGGCCGGGGCCCGCGCGAAGGTGGACAACAACTACTTCAAGGACTCCAAGGACGTCCTGGGCACCTTCTACACGGACGCGGCCGGCTACTGGCAGGTCAGCGGCAACACGTTCGACAACGTGACGTGGTCCGCCCCCGGCAGCGAGAACAACCCGGCCGGACCCGACCCAAAGTCCAACACCACCGTCAGCATCCCCTACTCCTACCGCTTGGACACGGCCGCCTGCGTACCCGGCATCGTGGCCGCGACGGCAGGCGCCAACAAGGGCCTGAAGGTGTCGGACGGCAACTGCTCGACGCAGACGCCCACACCGGACCCGACCGACCCCACGCCCGACCCCACCGACCCCACACCGGACCCGACCGGGCCCACCGGCACCAACCTCAGCATCGGCGCCGGCGCCGACGGGACCAGCAAGGCCTCCGGGACGAGCTACGGCAACGTGCGCGACGGTGACCTGAGCACCTACTGGTCACCCGCAGGGGCCACCGGCTCCGTCTCGGTCAAGTGGGCCGCGGCCACCTCCGTCTCCTCGGTCGGCATCCGGGAGGCGTCCGGCTCCGCCGGCAGCCTCGGGTCCTGGCGGCTGGTCAACGGCGACACCGGTGCCGTTCTGACCTCCGGCACGGGGGCGGGCGACATCACGATCCCACCGACCTCGCTGCGCAAGATCACCTTCCAGATCACCGGCTCGACCGGCACCCCGAAGATCGCCGAGTTCGAGACCTACGGCAGCTAG
- a CDS encoding GntR family transcriptional regulator, which translates to MPRAAPYLTVADVLRARILAGEWGTGERLPSRARLAEEYGVGRNVMQRAMDRLITDGLLEGRAGSGTFVRAPRERLRLVRSRHRERRESPALRSATRERGGADAWDAHSQVRVPAPETIARRLDIGAGDLCVHTHYEFLAGGHPVQLSDSWEPMAITEGTPVVLPEKGPLAGKGVVERMRSIGVTVSTVIEVPHPARATPVQAHLLGIGAGDLVLQIERTIHDADGRPVETADMVIPDARREVVYEFAADHP; encoded by the coding sequence ATGCCCCGAGCGGCTCCGTACCTCACCGTGGCCGACGTGCTGCGCGCACGGATTCTCGCCGGGGAGTGGGGGACCGGGGAGCGGTTGCCGTCCCGGGCACGGCTCGCCGAGGAGTACGGGGTCGGGCGCAACGTCATGCAGCGGGCCATGGACCGGCTGATCACCGACGGCCTCCTCGAAGGCCGTGCCGGCTCGGGCACCTTCGTCCGCGCGCCCCGCGAGCGCCTGCGGCTGGTCCGCTCGCGGCACCGCGAACGCCGGGAGAGCCCTGCGCTCCGCTCCGCCACCCGGGAGCGGGGCGGAGCCGACGCCTGGGACGCGCACAGTCAGGTGCGGGTGCCCGCCCCCGAGACCATCGCCCGGCGCCTGGACATCGGCGCCGGAGACCTCTGTGTGCACACGCACTACGAGTTCCTGGCCGGCGGCCACCCCGTCCAACTGTCCGACTCCTGGGAGCCGATGGCGATCACGGAGGGAACGCCCGTCGTGCTGCCCGAGAAGGGGCCTCTGGCGGGAAAGGGCGTGGTCGAGCGCATGCGCTCCATAGGTGTGACCGTGTCGACGGTGATCGAGGTACCGCACCCGGCCCGCGCCACACCTGTGCAGGCACACCTGCTGGGCATCGGCGCGGGCGACCTCGTGCTGCAGATCGAGCGGACCATCCACGACGCGGACGGACGTCCCGTCGAGACGGCCGACATGGTCATTCCGGACGCACGCAGGGAAGTGGTCTACGAGTTCGCGGCCGACCACCCGTAG
- a CDS encoding acetylxylan esterase, with product MSWRRKLLVPLAALALVLSAPAGAGAVTGSAAPAGAAAVANGAPTALAATDFGAPGPYATAVEVGAVTTLYYPRDIATSDRSHPVIVWGNGTFAFPVVYRDLLLHWASQGFIVAAANTPQSNLGISMRAGIDMLTQRNADPNSIFHHHVDLEHIGASGHSQGGAAAIVVGSDPRIDAILPIQPGPLANINSVHVPALLLAGQKDSIVFPFLVKAFYDAADHIPALYGEVRGADHFTVVGDAGPFAAPTTAWFRAQLMGDQEARAQFFGPGCGICTDTATWSDVRRNDLALSVPATAP from the coding sequence ATGTCATGGAGAAGGAAACTGCTCGTCCCGTTGGCCGCACTCGCTCTCGTCCTGTCGGCGCCGGCCGGCGCGGGAGCCGTGACGGGGTCCGCCGCCCCGGCCGGCGCTGCGGCGGTCGCCAACGGTGCCCCCACCGCGTTGGCCGCCACCGACTTCGGCGCCCCCGGCCCGTACGCCACCGCGGTCGAGGTCGGCGCGGTCACCACCCTGTACTACCCGCGTGACATCGCCACCAGCGACCGAAGCCACCCCGTGATCGTCTGGGGCAACGGCACGTTCGCCTTCCCCGTCGTCTACCGGGACCTGCTGCTGCACTGGGCCAGCCAGGGCTTCATCGTCGCCGCGGCGAACACCCCGCAGTCCAACCTCGGCATCTCCATGCGCGCGGGCATCGACATGCTCACCCAGCGCAACGCCGACCCGAACAGCATCTTCCACCACCACGTCGACCTGGAACACATCGGCGCCTCGGGCCACTCGCAGGGTGGTGCGGCCGCCATCGTCGTCGGCTCGGACCCCCGCATCGACGCCATCCTGCCGATCCAGCCCGGACCGCTGGCCAACATCAACTCGGTGCACGTCCCCGCGCTCCTGCTGGCCGGTCAGAAGGACAGCATCGTCTTCCCCTTCCTCGTCAAGGCCTTCTACGACGCCGCCGACCACATACCGGCGCTGTACGGCGAGGTGCGCGGAGCCGACCACTTCACGGTCGTGGGCGACGCCGGCCCGTTCGCCGCGCCGACCACGGCGTGGTTCCGCGCCCAGCTCATGGGCGACCAGGAGGCCCGCGCCCAGTTCTTCGGCCCCGGCTGCGGCATCTGCACCGACACCGCCACCTGGTCCGACGTCCGGCGCAACGACCTGGCGCTGAGCGTCCCGGCCACCGCTCCGTAA